The genome window TAGTTGGCTTTGCGATACTCCTGTTGGAAGTAAATAATTAACCCCGTGATGGGTACGAGCATCAACACTAGCATCAAGGCGAGTTGCCATTGCAGAAAGAACATCGTGATGGCAATTACCAGGATGGAGAGGACATCTCCGATAATCCCAATCGCCCCCGTGGAAAATACATCACCCAAGGCTTCCACATCGCTGGTGAGTCGAGTAATTAACCGCCCGACGGGAGTTCGGTCAAAAAATCGCACAGCCAAGGCGGTAACATGGTCAAATAGGTCTTCGCGAATCCAAGCGGTCATCTGTTGCCCTAACTTCACCACGAGGAAGCCTTGCACCGCCACGAATACCAATCGGATCACGATGGTTAACAGCAGTAGAAGGATGAGAAAGCTGAGTCCATCGGATAGCGATCGCTCTTTCAGAAAAGACCAGGTTTGATCTTCAGAACGAATCAAGGAGATAGCCTGTCCAATGATTAAAGGTTGAACCGCACTCGCGATCGACAACGGCAGCAATAACGTCATGGAAATCCATAACAGGTGTCCCGTGCGACGGGCATAAGGCACAAGTCGCAGAAACAGTCGCCAGTCGTTCTCACGGGGGCGTTGATTTTGATTCGCCTGCGCGATCGGTGAGGAGTGAGTCATCTAAAACCTAAGTCGTAATTTCTGTAACAAAAGAACCAAAAAGTACAAATAAAAGCACAAGCTTTAATAATCTAGCTTAGGAGATTACACCGTCATCATGCGTGAGAGAGAAGCATTACGACTGCAACTTAGGCAGTTTGTGGCGCGTGAGATAGAAACCCCCCGATTGCAACTTAGACAGTTCAAACCCAATGATGCAAAAGACCTGCATCGCATCTATAGCCATCCCGATTCACTCAAATATATGTCAAATGAAAAGCCGCTACTTTGGGAACAGACTCGATCGGTCATTGATGCCTTCACTGAACACTGGAAAAAGCACAACTTCGGAGTGTGGGCGATTGTTTACAAGAAAAATCAAAAACTCATTGGTCATTGCGGGCTTAAATTTCTCGCCAATACAACCGAAATTCAAATCGGCTATTTGCTATTCAAGTCCTACTGGGGCAGAGGGTTAGGAACAGAAGCCGCGTCAGCCGTCCTAAAGTATGGTTTTGATATCGCACACTTGGAAAAGATTGTGGCGATCGCTAAACCCGAAAACATCGCTTCGCGTCGGGTGATGGAAAAAATAGGGATGAAATACGAAAAGGAAGCGTATTTCTACGACAATGATGTCGTGTATTATTCTCTGGGACGAGAAGCTTACCAGTTAGAGTCAATGCGCTTAAGATTCACGACTCGAAAGGCGAATATTTCTTGCCCGATTCCCTTGTTTCTCTGCTTAAGCTGAACAGTGGCTGGAAAAGTGTTTAATGTTGTTGAGCATTTTACTTTTAAAGCCACGTTAATGCCTACCCCATCAACCGCTAGTTTTATAAGCCAATGCTTATAGATAAAGTCCTCTGGTAATAGGACTTAATGATGAACCTAAAAGGATTGCAGTCCGCTTTTATTGGCAGCTTACACAAGAGAAAGAAAGCCGTAGCTTAATGCAAAAACAAGTCAAAGTTAAGCCTAACGCTAAAAAACAGATCATAGAAGAATCCGCCGATGGCAGCCTTACAGTACATTTGAAATCTCCACCTGTGGATGGTAAGGCGAATAAGGAATTAATTGAGCTATTGGCCGATCAGTTTGATGTGCCGAAGTCACAAATCCGAATTAAGTCGGGTTTATCATCAAGAACGAAGTGGGTTGAAATTGATATAGATTCTTAGGCGATTCCCTTGGTGGTGCTTCAAAGGGGCAATCGCAAAATATCTCAGTTATATTGAATCCGTTGATATTAAAATACTAGATTTTTTAACGCAGAGGCCGCAAAGGGTCACGCAGAGGGGCACAGAGTTTTTGTACCTCAATCTCCGTTGTGATGAAAGATAATACTTTATACTGTACGAAGCGCATTCTGGTCTTTCCTTAAAATTTACTCATTTTTTGTAACTAAATTTTGGCAGGAACTCTTTAGAGAAACTCCTATGAAGCAAGGTACAGTGCATAATAAAATGTTACAACATTTGGTTCATGAGCAAACATTTCAACTAATACAGTTCAACCATCAACTTCAAGAAGAAATTAACAAGCGCCAGTTACTGGAAGATAAGCTACAAACGTCTGAGGCGAAGATACGTGCAGTCTTTGAGGCAATGACAGATATTGTACTGGTCATCAATACTCAAGGTAACCAGGTTAAAGATATAGAAGTTATACCGACTTCTTTAAATCGTTTATATGAATCTGATACTGACCTAATTGATAAGACGGTCAATTTTTTTTTGAGGATAATACAGCAAAGGCTTGGCTTCAAAAGGTTTGGGAAACTTTAGACAAAAAGCAGACGCTCAATTTTGATTACAGTTTGTCTCTGAAGGGGCGTGAGGTTTGGTTTAGTGCCAGCCTTTCCCCAAGTTCAGACGATTCAGTTGTTTGGGTGGCACGGGATATTAGCGAACGCAAGCAAGCCGAGGCAGAAGAAACTGCATTAATTCATTGTTTGGAACAAAGTGAACGTTGTCTTAGCCAAATCGTAGCCTCAGTTTGTGAAGGTATTATTGTTCAAGATAAACAAAATCATCAAGTGCTTTTTGTCAATGCTGCTGCCACAGCTTTGTTTGATAGACCTTATGAAGAGCTGATAGGCGAATCATTAGGTCTACCACTTATCAGTGGTGAATTAACAGAGGTAGATATTATTCATCCCTCTGGAAAATTGCTCGTTGCTGAGATGCGGACTGTAGATATTGTTTGGGAAAATCAAGCCGCTTATCTCATTACACTTAGAGATGTAACGAAACGCAAACGAGCTGAAGAGGAATTAAGACAGAGTGAAGAACGCTGGCGGTTAGTCCTTCAGGGCAGCCAAGACGGCATTTGGGATAAACACTTAAAAACCAATGAGATCTTTAGATCGGCTCGTTGGAAGGAAATTCTCGGTTATGAAAGCCATGAAATCCCCAACAACTATAACAACGATGAGGAGTGGGTAGGACGCATCCATCCCGATGATGTTGAGCGGGCGATGCAAGCTAAGGAAGATTATTTGGCTCGGAAAATTCCGAGTTATGCAATAGAGTATCGGTTGCAGTGCAAGGATGACAGCTACAAATGGGTTCTGATGCGATCGCAAGCGGTCTGGGATGAATCGGGTTCCCCAGTGCGGCTGGTGGGGGCGATGACGGATATCAATGAACGCAAGATTGCAGAGAAGCGGTTGCGACTCTTGGAAAGAGCGATCGCAGCGTCTAACAATGGCATTATCATTAGCGATGCTCAAGCACCAAATAACCCAGTAATTTATGCTAATTCCGGATTTGAGCGAATAACAGGCTACACAAAAGAGGAAGTCATTGGCAAAAATTGCCGTTTCTTGCACGGAACCGATACAGCACAACCCGCACTGAAAGAACTAAAACGGTCAATTGCCGAGTCAAGAGAAACTCAAGTTGTTCTACGCAACTATCGTAAAGATGGCACTCTGTTCTGGAATGAATTCTGCATTACCCCAGTCCGAGATGCAACCGGACACTTGACTCACTTTATTGGGATTCAGACTGATATTAGCGATCGCAAGATTGCGGAGGAATCACTACGACAATCGGAAGTCCGAGAACGCGAAAAGGCACAAACGCTAGAACGAGTAGTTGGCGAATTGAAACGAACTCAAGCCCAACTCATTCAAGCTGAAAAAATGTCCAGTCTGGGGCAAATGGTCGCAGGGATTGCCCATGAAATCAACAATCCCACCAGCTTCATCTACGGCAATATCGCCCCAGCAACAGAGTATGCCCAGAACCTGCTACACATGATTGAGCTATATCGACAGTATTACCCGAAGCCAGTAGAAGAGATTACGGAACAACTGGAACTCATCGAACTGGACTTCATTGTAGAAGATTTTCCCAAACTTCTGGCATCAATGCAGGAAGGTGCACAGCGGATTAAGCAGATTGTGCTATCTCTACGAAACTTCTCTCGCCTTGACGAATCGGAGCGCAAGCGCGTAGAGATTCATGAGGGTATCGATAATACCCTACTCATCTTAAATCATCGATTGAAACAACAACCCAAACGCCCTGAAATTCGAGTCATCAAGGAGTATGGTCAACTGCCCAAAATAGAGTGTTATCCGGGTCAGCTCAATCAGGTATTTATGAATATCATCAGTAATGCAATTGATGCTTTGGATGAGGCAACAGAGAAACAAACTGGCTTGGAGGCTACAATTCGGATTTGCACAGAAGTAATAAAAGGTGATTCACGCTCAAGCCACAGCAACGAGCAAAGCGCGTCGCGGGTACTTATCCGTATTGCGGACAATAGCCCTAGTAGTATCAAGGCAGAACTTCTGCCCAAGATATTTGATCCATTTTTTACGACAAAACCTGTGGGGAGTGGCACAGGTTTGGGGTTATCGATTAGCTATCAGATTGTAGTAGACAGACATCGGGGGCAGTTGAGGTGTTATTCAACCCCGGGTGTTGGAACAGAGTTTGCGATCGAGCTACCCATCGCTCCAAGCGCAACACCTCAGTAACAAACTATGGCTTGTGTGAGCTTTTGCACAGTAATCACACCGATAGTTGCTCTTGCTTACCCAACTCCCTCTCAGACCTTGTTAGCCAAGGGATTGCTTTACCTTCAGTTCTTGGCTTAAGTCTGATCTTTCTGGGATGGACACGAGAATAGATTTGAGCGCCCCACCCCAACCCTTGGAGTGGTCATAAAATTGTTCTTGCAAACTCAGACAGCTTTGACGCTTTTGTTCGTAGAATTGGTCATCGTCACACAATTTGAGTAGAGCGTTACAATACCCCATGGCATCATCGGGGGGAACTTCTACCACAGCATCGCGGACATAGGGTAGTGCTGGGCAAACGGCTGAGGTAAGGACAGGACGACCTGACAAGATGCCTTCAGCAACAACCTTGTTAAATCCTTCTGCGAACCCTGTTCTGGTCGGCACAATCACAGCATGAGAGCGGTTAAACATCCGCCGCATTTTTTGTTTATTGCAGTGACCGTGGCATATAAAACGAGCCTCCAATCCTGCAAGCTTTGCATCGCGACGTAATGATTCCAACATCGACCCGTCTCCGCAAAGATCGAAGGTAATATCGTTTCTGCCCTGCGCCGCCAAATGCTTGGCCATTTCTAGCAAATCGAGAACGCCCTTATTTTGCTCAATGCGACCCACGTACAGCACGCGAAAGGGTGAACGTTTTTCGGGGGGCGGAGTAATTTCTGCAAACTCCTCTCGACGATAGATGGGAGTAAATCTCCGAACCCGTCTATGCTTACTTCCTGTGAGTTGTGTTACCTGAGCAGCAATTTCGTCCGAAACGGTCAAGACAGCGGCGCAATCACGACCAAAGAAAGGACGGCTGAGATTTAAAAACAAGCGTTGTACTTTGCTGGGGGCAACATACTTACGCCATAACCCGCAGTGGAGGGATGGAATAACTTGCACTCCCAACCAAGAAAGTAGCGATAAAACAAACCAGTGTGTTGTACCATCAACCACTACAGCAACGTTGGCTCGAAAACGAATGGCAGAAGCAATTAATCGCAACCCATTCCACACTTGACCCAAGTGGTAAAAAAGTGCGGATGACGATAGAAACGGTATCGGACGGTGCTGAATCTTGAATTGACTATCATAAAATAATTTCCTCTGAGTCGAAGAGGAAATCACATAAGATTCTGCATCCAGTTCGCGGCACATTTCAAAAAACTGGCTGGAATAGGTAATTGAAACTTGGGATGGATCATCTTGTCCTGTAACCCAATGGTGATACGTTCCAACTACATCTCCAGGTCCGGCAGCGTATAGAATGCGAAGTCTTTTAGTCATTGCTTTAGTCGTTGTTTTTCTAGAGATTTAGTTCTTGAACAGAACTAAATTTTGACTTCTAGTTCAGTAGCGCACCGTATATCTTTATGGCAAACTCTAGCGGTTGATGAACCTTGTTTGACTTTTCCCCATTCCACCCTGACAACTGTCACACCCACTATTTGTCTCAAATAGACTGAGTGAAAAACCGGAATCTAGGGAATCTCATGGCCTTGTAATAAGACTGAATTTTCACTATTAGCATGGCAATTTGTGAATGAATCCAGCCGTATTTTGGTAGAGTTTACCCTGCTACTTTCATTAGTTACACTACTAGAATGTCATAAAAAGACACACGGAAGTTCCCCCTGGAGAAAGAACTGCCGTTTATCTGAAATTATCCAAAAGATAGATAATAAAAAAGAGCTTAAAGATTTAGGACGTAGAGCGAACTCAGCAGAAAAAAGCACGACATTGTCGTGCCTCCTTCAGCTTATATTCCATTCAATTAGATAGCGAACAGGAGTTACTCAACTGAGGGAATTATCGTTCAATTCCAGCGTTAAACCATCAGCATTCCACTAGCAGGACTGGAACCCATAGCACCGGAATAAACTAATCCTCGCGGGGTATCCATCGTTAAAATTGCCCCATCCCGAATCATTTGCGTGGCATTTTTAACGCCGACAATTACCGGCACACCCAAACGCATACCAATCACCGCCGCATGGCTGGTTAAACTCCCTTCTTCTGTAATAATTCCTGCTGACTTGCGGATGGCTTCGACAAAATCAGCATTCGTTGAGGATGCCACA of Microcoleus sp. AS-A8 contains these proteins:
- a CDS encoding GNAT family N-acetyltransferase, with the translated sequence MREREALRLQLRQFVAREIETPRLQLRQFKPNDAKDLHRIYSHPDSLKYMSNEKPLLWEQTRSVIDAFTEHWKKHNFGVWAIVYKKNQKLIGHCGLKFLANTTEIQIGYLLFKSYWGRGLGTEAASAVLKYGFDIAHLEKIVAIAKPENIASRRVMEKIGMKYEKEAYFYDNDVVYYSLGREAYQLESMRLRFTTRKANISCPIPLFLCLS
- a CDS encoding DUF167 domain-containing protein; this translates as MQKQVKVKPNAKKQIIEESADGSLTVHLKSPPVDGKANKELIELLADQFDVPKSQIRIKSGLSSRTKWVEIDIDS
- a CDS encoding PAS domain S-box protein, translating into MSLKGREVWFSASLSPSSDDSVVWVARDISERKQAEAEETALIHCLEQSERCLSQIVASVCEGIIVQDKQNHQVLFVNAAATALFDRPYEELIGESLGLPLISGELTEVDIIHPSGKLLVAEMRTVDIVWENQAAYLITLRDVTKRKRAEEELRQSEERWRLVLQGSQDGIWDKHLKTNEIFRSARWKEILGYESHEIPNNYNNDEEWVGRIHPDDVERAMQAKEDYLARKIPSYAIEYRLQCKDDSYKWVLMRSQAVWDESGSPVRLVGAMTDINERKIAEKRLRLLERAIAASNNGIIISDAQAPNNPVIYANSGFERITGYTKEEVIGKNCRFLHGTDTAQPALKELKRSIAESRETQVVLRNYRKDGTLFWNEFCITPVRDATGHLTHFIGIQTDISDRKIAEESLRQSEVREREKAQTLERVVGELKRTQAQLIQAEKMSSLGQMVAGIAHEINNPTSFIYGNIAPATEYAQNLLHMIELYRQYYPKPVEEITEQLELIELDFIVEDFPKLLASMQEGAQRIKQIVLSLRNFSRLDESERKRVEIHEGIDNTLLILNHRLKQQPKRPEIRVIKEYGQLPKIECYPGQLNQVFMNIISNAIDALDEATEKQTGLEATIRICTEVIKGDSRSSHSNEQSASRVLIRIADNSPSSIKAELLPKIFDPFFTTKPVGSGTGLGLSISYQIVVDRHRGQLRCYSTPGVGTEFAIELPIAPSATPQ
- a CDS encoding glycosyltransferase family 4 protein, with protein sequence MTKRLRILYAAGPGDVVGTYHHWVTGQDDPSQVSITYSSQFFEMCRELDAESYVISSSTQRKLFYDSQFKIQHRPIPFLSSSALFYHLGQVWNGLRLIASAIRFRANVAVVVDGTTHWFVLSLLSWLGVQVIPSLHCGLWRKYVAPSKVQRLFLNLSRPFFGRDCAAVLTVSDEIAAQVTQLTGSKHRRVRRFTPIYRREEFAEITPPPEKRSPFRVLYVGRIEQNKGVLDLLEMAKHLAAQGRNDITFDLCGDGSMLESLRRDAKLAGLEARFICHGHCNKQKMRRMFNRSHAVIVPTRTGFAEGFNKVVAEGILSGRPVLTSAVCPALPYVRDAVVEVPPDDAMGYCNALLKLCDDDQFYEQKRQSCLSLQEQFYDHSKGWGGALKSILVSIPERSDLSQELKVKQSLG